In one Zobellia galactanivorans genomic region, the following are encoded:
- a CDS encoding TonB-dependent receptor codes for MKKIVSWGLPFRYFPKMNLKMKLTTILLIVSLFEIQANSYAQGKKLTLNLENTSIEQVFNEIESISEFRFLYESERIDVDRKVTLHIENKKISEILALLFDRSDVAYKTRNRQIILTKKNPKEKRPPSTDNKVMYNEGPVQFQVSGMVSDADGAPLPGANILEKGTTNGTQSDFDGNFVLNVADENAVLVISYIGFATKEVGLNGQSSVNIGLKEDAAGLEEVVVVGYGTVRKKDLTGSVASVKGSDLEKTPSNTFVQSLQGKASGVDIRAASNAPGGGIRIRVRGTNSINASSQPLYVVDGFPIDNSNTTPEAGGNRASASDPLTSISSSEIASIEVLKDASATAIYGARGANGVVIVTTKRGGQGKAKIDFEYSSTISSVRKKLDLANAEELAILTNEWATNNSQPLIYDGINKPLPEDLGEGTDWQDQIFRSAITNNYNLTVSGGREGTRYLVSGNYMDQDGIIIESNFKRAGLKFNLDQDLGERLKFGMNANITRTINDAVDSDGGGYQNDTPLWNALTTTPVIPVKDSDGNYVHNHDETVKVLENPVSIAKTRTDLTYTTRVLSNAFLQYEILSGLSFKANFGADLINSKRNAYTPTTAETQALPNKGIASVGTLQRTNLLAEYTFNYNKSIGDKHRIDAVIGYTYQSNKLESVFSRTDDFFTDLVEFNNLELGSDPRPSKSGATESALLSYLGRVNYVFDDKYIITGSIRRDGSSKFGTGKKWGVFPSGAIAWRLVEEDFIQDLNVFSALKLRGSYGLTGNESIGAYNSLALYAATDQPIIGGVPVVGLAPNRINNPDLKWERTKQTDVGLEMGFFDGHLNLEAGYYVKTTEDLLLSVAIPTQSGYNTSVQNIGKVENRGFEFDLGMNHNFGKLTWNSNFNISFNRNKLLELPEGTDELINGIGRGETAYGSSIAQVGKPLGQFFGYRFDGIWESEEEIIAEGNTVGGVNRVGLPKYRDLNGDGFKQNLDDKEVVGDPNPDFIYGFTNSFSYKNLSLSVFINGSQGNDIANMNTIGLYAQPQKHNVLQKAFDERWQGPGTGSTIEAPLTNAGEWKNFSDRNVEDGSYLRVKTINLSYNLPIDDLGLQWFRSAQLYIAADNLITITDYSGFDPEVDLYASSNVSFGVDNGAYPSSRSFRIGMKLGF; via the coding sequence ATGAAAAAAATCGTTAGTTGGGGGTTGCCGTTCCGGTATTTCCCTAAAATGAACCTAAAAATGAAACTCACCACCATATTACTTATAGTTTCATTGTTTGAGATTCAGGCCAACTCTTACGCACAGGGTAAGAAATTGACCTTAAATCTCGAGAATACTAGTATAGAGCAGGTTTTCAATGAAATAGAATCGATTTCCGAGTTCCGTTTTTTATATGAAAGTGAACGGATAGATGTTGACAGAAAGGTGACATTACACATTGAGAACAAGAAAATTTCGGAAATATTGGCCCTTCTATTTGACCGTTCTGATGTGGCTTATAAGACCCGAAATCGGCAAATCATCCTCACCAAGAAAAACCCAAAAGAAAAAAGGCCTCCGAGTACCGATAATAAGGTTATGTACAACGAAGGCCCTGTCCAATTTCAGGTTTCGGGTATGGTTTCCGACGCCGATGGCGCACCTTTGCCAGGGGCGAATATTTTGGAAAAGGGAACCACGAACGGTACCCAAAGTGATTTTGATGGAAATTTTGTATTGAATGTTGCCGATGAAAATGCGGTTCTGGTAATTTCATATATCGGTTTCGCCACCAAGGAAGTCGGGTTGAACGGACAATCTTCCGTGAACATTGGTTTAAAGGAAGATGCAGCAGGCCTTGAAGAAGTTGTTGTCGTAGGGTATGGAACGGTACGGAAAAAAGATCTTACGGGTTCCGTGGCTTCTGTAAAAGGTTCCGACCTCGAAAAAACACCTTCCAATACCTTTGTACAGTCCTTGCAAGGTAAGGCTTCCGGTGTTGATATTAGGGCGGCTTCCAACGCGCCTGGCGGTGGTATCCGAATCAGGGTAAGGGGAACGAACTCTATCAATGCTTCTAGTCAACCCCTATATGTAGTCGATGGTTTTCCTATAGACAATAGTAATACGACTCCCGAAGCAGGAGGGAACAGGGCTTCGGCAAGTGACCCCTTAACCAGTATCAGTTCTTCCGAAATTGCCTCGATAGAAGTTTTGAAAGATGCTTCCGCAACGGCGATTTACGGAGCTAGGGGGGCTAATGGCGTAGTGATCGTTACTACCAAAAGAGGAGGTCAGGGTAAGGCGAAAATCGATTTTGAATATTCCTCTACCATCAGCTCGGTTAGGAAAAAGTTGGATTTGGCAAATGCCGAAGAACTTGCGATCCTGACGAACGAGTGGGCTACCAATAACAGTCAACCACTTATATATGACGGAATAAACAAGCCTTTGCCCGAAGATTTAGGGGAAGGAACCGATTGGCAAGACCAGATTTTCAGGAGCGCCATTACCAATAATTACAACCTTACCGTTTCAGGAGGTCGTGAAGGGACCAGATATTTGGTTTCCGGTAACTATATGGACCAAGACGGGATCATCATCGAATCTAATTTTAAACGGGCCGGACTTAAATTTAACCTAGATCAAGATTTGGGGGAAAGGTTGAAGTTTGGTATGAACGCCAATATTACCCGAACCATTAACGATGCGGTAGATTCCGATGGAGGTGGGTATCAAAACGATACGCCATTGTGGAATGCCTTGACAACGACGCCCGTAATTCCGGTTAAGGATAGTGACGGCAATTATGTGCACAATCACGATGAAACGGTAAAAGTTCTTGAAAACCCGGTGTCCATTGCTAAGACACGAACCGATCTTACCTATACCACACGCGTTTTGAGTAATGCTTTTTTGCAATATGAAATATTGAGTGGACTGTCGTTCAAGGCCAATTTTGGAGCGGACCTGATCAATTCCAAAAGGAATGCTTACACACCTACTACAGCAGAAACACAGGCCTTGCCCAATAAGGGTATAGCCTCCGTAGGAACCTTGCAGCGAACCAATCTATTGGCGGAATACACTTTTAACTACAACAAGTCTATCGGGGATAAGCACCGGATAGATGCGGTTATTGGATATACCTACCAAAGTAATAAGTTAGAGAGCGTGTTTTCGCGTACCGATGACTTTTTTACCGATTTGGTCGAGTTCAATAACTTGGAATTGGGTTCTGATCCAAGACCGTCTAAGAGTGGGGCAACGGAATCTGCTTTGTTGTCTTATTTAGGAAGGGTCAACTATGTGTTTGACGATAAATACATCATTACGGGCTCTATCCGTAGGGACGGTTCCTCAAAATTCGGTACCGGTAAAAAGTGGGGGGTCTTCCCTTCGGGAGCTATTGCTTGGCGACTGGTAGAGGAAGATTTTATTCAAGACCTCAATGTCTTTAGTGCATTAAAGTTAAGGGGTAGTTACGGACTTACAGGTAACGAATCTATCGGGGCCTATAATTCATTGGCGCTTTATGCGGCAACCGATCAACCTATTATTGGTGGTGTTCCGGTAGTAGGCTTGGCTCCAAATAGAATTAACAATCCCGATTTAAAATGGGAGCGTACAAAACAGACCGATGTGGGTCTTGAAATGGGCTTTTTTGATGGCCATCTAAATCTTGAGGCGGGCTATTACGTAAAAACTACCGAAGACCTTCTGTTAAGTGTGGCGATACCTACGCAATCTGGATATAATACCAGTGTCCAAAATATTGGTAAGGTAGAAAACAGGGGATTTGAATTTGACCTTGGAATGAACCATAATTTCGGGAAACTTACCTGGAACTCTAATTTCAATATCTCCTTTAACCGAAATAAACTGTTGGAACTACCTGAAGGTACCGATGAACTGATCAATGGAATCGGAAGGGGAGAGACCGCTTATGGTTCGTCCATTGCCCAAGTAGGTAAACCCTTAGGCCAGTTTTTTGGCTATCGTTTTGATGGTATTTGGGAATCGGAAGAAGAAATTATTGCCGAAGGCAACACGGTCGGTGGTGTAAATAGGGTCGGACTTCCCAAGTACAGAGACCTGAATGGCGATGGCTTTAAGCAGAACTTAGACGATAAAGAAGTGGTAGGGGATCCTAACCCAGACTTTATCTATGGGTTCACCAATTCATTTTCGTATAAAAATTTAAGCCTATCGGTATTTATAAACGGAAGTCAAGGAAATGACATTGCCAATATGAATACTATCGGACTCTATGCCCAACCTCAAAAACACAATGTGCTGCAAAAGGCCTTCGATGAACGATGGCAGGGGCCGGGAACCGGAAGTACCATTGAAGCTCCCTTGACCAATGCCGGGGAATGGAAAAACTTTAGTGATAGAAATGTTGAGGATGGTTCTTATTTACGGGTAAAGACCATCAATCTCTCATATAATTTGCCTATTGATGACCTCGGGTTACAATGGTTCAGAAGTGCGCAGCTATATATCGCTGCAGATAATTTGATCACCATAACCGACTATTCCGGTTTTGATCCAGAGGTAGATTTGTACGCCTCCAGTAATGTTAGTTTCGGGGTCGATAACGGAGCATATCCTTCTTCTAGAAGTTTTAGGATTGGAATGAAATTAGGTTTTTAA
- a CDS encoding RagB/SusD family nutrient uptake outer membrane protein → MKNITYLTGLMMSLAVCLTSCEGDLEENPAGNISIANFYSSEDDAVAGLYGVYNAVYSLYGNTAINYGEVNADNATVSPNVSDLFEWDEFTYSNEVTEGFWRSAYDGINLANEVALYTAEIDFDEEKRADIVSEAKALRALFYWHLVRTMGGVPIYETPTIGFDAVDTPRATADEVYSLITRDLGEAALELPETSLAGRLNAHIADALLARIYLYRNDFENALVHAKRVIDSGAYDLFDDYAHIFKTEHNNGIEHIYQIQYLSGERNNPIPGSFGPRALPGSYGNSFWANTVVGGSIAPSTEFTDDNPISYRRSVTIADSYEHIDGVTGTITMEEAYGPGVYPYYVSKFDDRANELQSGVNFNVIRFADVLLIAAEALNEVDPEDNNKYTWINRVRERARNGVETDLSDLAGLSQDEFRTAVLEERRFELAFEGQRAWDLKRRGEFLNVMRDQGKNVEDYKLLFPIPNNQVRLNPNLTQNEGW, encoded by the coding sequence ATGAAAAATATAACATATCTAACAGGTCTGATGATGTCTTTGGCCGTGTGCCTGACATCTTGTGAGGGAGATTTAGAAGAAAACCCGGCCGGAAACATAAGTATTGCAAATTTTTATTCTTCTGAAGATGATGCCGTGGCCGGATTGTACGGTGTGTACAATGCTGTATATTCATTATATGGCAACACCGCAATTAACTATGGGGAGGTAAATGCGGACAATGCGACCGTATCCCCCAATGTATCCGATTTATTCGAATGGGATGAGTTTACCTATAGCAATGAGGTCACCGAAGGTTTTTGGAGGTCTGCCTACGACGGTATAAACTTGGCCAATGAGGTGGCCTTATACACGGCCGAAATAGATTTCGATGAAGAAAAAAGAGCGGATATCGTGTCTGAGGCCAAAGCTTTGCGGGCCCTTTTTTATTGGCATTTGGTCAGAACAATGGGAGGTGTGCCCATATACGAGACCCCGACCATTGGGTTCGATGCGGTAGATACCCCACGTGCTACGGCCGATGAGGTGTATAGTTTGATTACAAGGGATTTGGGCGAGGCCGCTTTGGAATTACCGGAAACTAGCCTTGCAGGCAGGTTGAATGCCCATATTGCAGATGCACTGTTGGCGCGGATATATCTTTATAGGAACGATTTCGAAAATGCCTTGGTCCATGCCAAAAGGGTTATCGATTCAGGGGCCTATGATCTTTTTGATGACTATGCCCATATCTTTAAGACTGAGCACAATAATGGTATTGAACATATTTACCAGATACAATATTTAAGTGGCGAAAGAAATAACCCGATTCCAGGAAGCTTTGGTCCACGTGCACTTCCCGGTTCCTATGGGAATTCCTTTTGGGCCAATACCGTGGTAGGCGGGTCTATTGCCCCGAGCACGGAATTCACCGATGATAACCCGATCTCATATCGTCGTTCGGTAACCATTGCCGATAGCTATGAACATATCGATGGGGTTACCGGTACCATTACTATGGAAGAAGCCTATGGTCCTGGGGTGTATCCTTACTATGTCAGTAAGTTCGATGATCGCGCCAATGAATTGCAATCGGGAGTTAATTTTAATGTCATCCGGTTTGCCGATGTATTGTTGATCGCTGCCGAAGCTTTAAATGAAGTCGACCCAGAGGACAACAATAAATATACATGGATCAATAGGGTGAGAGAAAGAGCTCGAAACGGTGTCGAGACCGATCTTTCTGATTTGGCCGGATTGTCTCAAGACGAGTTTAGAACTGCCGTATTGGAAGAAAGAAGGTTTGAATTGGCTTTCGAGGGACAAAGGGCATGGGACCTAAAAAGAAGAGGCGAATTTTTGAACGTCATGAGAGACCAGGGAAAAAATGTGGAAGACTATAAGTTGCTCTTCCCTATTCCGAATAATCAAGTGCGATTGAATCCTAACCTAACCCAAAATGAGGGTTGGTAA